Proteins encoded in a region of the Pseudomonas viciae genome:
- a CDS encoding ribose-phosphate diphosphokinase: protein MSTLPPLLFALRGSESYSARVAQWLGCALARHEERDYEDGEHKCRPLDPVNGREVVVFHGLYGDDQQSANDKLCRLLFFCGALKDAGARRVQVVSPYLCYGRKDRRSQPQDPTITRYVAAFFEASGVDQLITLEVHNPAAFDNAFRMPAWNLQCTELFAGHFATLVGNDEVVAVSPDSGGVKRAELFRQALERLLGRSVGSALMEKHRAHGSLTGTLLIGDVCGKTAIVFDDLISTGDTLKHAGIACQKAGAGRLFAAATHGLFTAGIQLFDQPIFEHIAIADTVPPFRLPPDCVTRHLRILDSTALVASLLAENGAFDCA, encoded by the coding sequence ATGTCTACCCTGCCCCCGCTTCTTTTTGCCCTGCGAGGCAGCGAGTCCTATAGTGCCCGGGTTGCGCAATGGCTTGGCTGCGCTTTGGCGCGCCACGAGGAGCGCGACTATGAAGACGGCGAGCATAAATGCCGACCGCTGGATCCGGTAAACGGCCGCGAGGTCGTGGTGTTCCATGGCTTGTATGGTGACGACCAGCAGAGCGCCAATGACAAGCTGTGTCGCCTGCTGTTTTTCTGCGGTGCCCTCAAGGATGCCGGTGCGCGCCGGGTGCAGGTGGTGTCACCTTACCTCTGTTACGGGCGCAAGGACCGCCGCAGCCAGCCTCAGGACCCGACCATCACGCGCTATGTGGCCGCGTTTTTCGAAGCCAGTGGTGTGGATCAGCTGATCACCCTGGAAGTGCATAATCCGGCCGCGTTCGACAACGCGTTTCGCATGCCTGCGTGGAATCTGCAGTGCACGGAACTGTTCGCCGGGCATTTCGCCACACTAGTGGGCAACGATGAAGTGGTTGCCGTTTCCCCGGACTCAGGGGGCGTTAAGCGGGCCGAGTTGTTTCGTCAGGCCTTGGAGCGGCTATTGGGACGTTCGGTCGGCAGTGCGTTGATGGAAAAACATCGTGCCCATGGCTCGTTGACGGGCACCCTCTTGATAGGCGATGTCTGCGGTAAGACAGCCATCGTGTTCGACGATCTGATCAGCACGGGGGATACGCTCAAACATGCTGGCATAGCCTGCCAGAAGGCTGGAGCCGGGCGCTTGTTCGCCGCCGCTACACACGGTTTGTTTACTGCTGGCATTCAACTGTTCGACCAGCCAATCTTCGAACACATCGCCATCGCTGACACCGTGCCGCCGTTTCGCCTGCCTCCTGACTGTGTGACACGTCACCTACGGATACTCGACAGCACCGCCCTGGTCGCTTCTTTGCTGGCGGAAAACGGAGCATTTGATTGCGCCTGA
- a CDS encoding HD domain-containing phosphohydrolase: MSAGDCIELEDAILALSMVGDLSMGQPFDQSRRTARLVQMLAQACNGAGEHTEIGRQVALLRWSGCTANAEGFTRLLGDDVEGRNAMLTHTLNASGQRAMRRSTPLAQIHCEVSGDIAHTLGLRTEVEHGLRHVFEQYDGEGRPFGLRHPQVPEVVYQVLLAGDLEILSRSHGLEVALQWITSKRDRRYPAALATEMLKHATDWLDQLRTPQSVDPRETTAQVPLTLVGDVIDLKLPWLSGYSRRSSELVREAARLSGLPASAVDHLGQAALIHGIGRAAVPNRVWNIPGALLEGDLEQVRLVPYWTSRACGQIPALAVSGQIAAHAYERLDGSGYFRSLSGDALQSEHLLLAATLAWQALLSERPWRPALSQSDAAHLLLEEADQGRFDRRACQAVIAAARGDTTMTACKPGGGLLSERETEILRRISAGGSNKEVARQLGISPSTVRTHVENVFRKLQCTTRAAATLKALTLRLI, from the coding sequence ATGTCGGCAGGTGACTGTATCGAATTGGAAGACGCCATTCTGGCGTTGTCCATGGTGGGCGACCTGAGCATGGGCCAGCCGTTCGATCAGTCGCGCCGTACCGCCCGATTGGTGCAGATGCTCGCGCAGGCGTGCAATGGCGCCGGCGAGCACACCGAGATCGGACGCCAAGTGGCCTTGCTGCGCTGGTCAGGCTGCACCGCCAATGCCGAGGGCTTCACCCGGCTGCTGGGCGATGACGTCGAGGGCCGCAACGCGATGCTGACGCATACCCTCAATGCGTCGGGCCAGCGGGCGATGCGCAGGTCCACGCCGCTGGCACAGATTCATTGCGAGGTGTCCGGTGATATCGCCCATACATTGGGCTTGAGAACCGAAGTCGAACACGGGCTGCGTCATGTGTTCGAGCAATACGACGGGGAGGGAAGGCCGTTCGGCCTGCGTCACCCGCAGGTGCCGGAGGTGGTTTATCAGGTGTTGCTGGCAGGGGATCTGGAAATTCTGTCCCGCAGCCACGGCCTGGAGGTGGCACTACAGTGGATCACCAGCAAGCGCGACCGACGTTATCCAGCAGCGCTTGCCACCGAAATGTTGAAACACGCTACGGACTGGTTGGATCAACTGCGCACGCCACAATCTGTTGATCCACGGGAAACCACCGCACAGGTGCCGCTGACCCTGGTCGGCGATGTGATCGATCTCAAGCTCCCGTGGCTGTCGGGCTATTCGCGTCGCTCCTCAGAGCTGGTGCGCGAAGCCGCCAGGCTTTCCGGCCTGCCGGCATCAGCCGTTGACCATCTCGGCCAAGCGGCGCTCATCCATGGCATTGGCCGCGCAGCAGTGCCCAATCGAGTCTGGAACATTCCGGGAGCGTTATTGGAGGGCGATCTTGAGCAAGTGCGGTTGGTGCCTTACTGGACGTCGCGGGCCTGCGGCCAGATACCGGCGCTGGCAGTGTCGGGCCAGATAGCGGCTCACGCGTACGAGCGACTGGATGGCAGTGGTTACTTTCGCAGTCTCAGCGGTGACGCGCTGCAAAGCGAACACCTCTTGCTTGCCGCAACCCTTGCTTGGCAAGCGTTGCTGAGCGAGCGACCGTGGCGACCGGCCCTGAGTCAGAGTGATGCTGCCCACCTATTGCTGGAGGAGGCGGACCAGGGACGCTTTGACCGACGCGCCTGTCAGGCGGTCATCGCGGCGGCGCGCGGGGACACAACGATGACGGCCTGCAAGCCTGGCGGTGGCCTGCTTTCCGAGCGTGAAACCGAAATTCTACGGCGCATCAGCGCAGGGGGAAGCAACAAGGAAGTGGCGCGTCAACTGGGCATCAGTCCGAGCACGGTCCGTACCCATGTGGAAAACGTGTTCCGTAAACTTCAATGTACCACCCGTGCGGCTGCGACCCTTAAAGCCCTGACGCTAAGGTTGATTTGA
- a CDS encoding LysR substrate-binding domain-containing protein: MPDLRVGLNELEAVTAVARRASFRQAAIDLNVSTTALSNTIAKVESNLETRLFNRTTRSVSLTEAGRLYMEQVGPALQDVRAALEAVRSHNVGPSGVLRINAFASAARTPLMPLMLEFSRRYPKVHIDLVTEGRLVDIVEGGFDLGVRSANLVPSDMIVIPLGRPQRYAIVGSPAYFEVHGRPRAPTDLLTHHCLRVRLPNGAIFPWYLERDGEVIRLDVNGQFTLDEPGLAKAVVGTGVALGFFMEQDVQAEIETGAFERVLEDWTPARDNLCLYYPNRRNPSAALKAFIDLARANIQPLAAGNSP; encoded by the coding sequence ATGCCGGATCTTCGTGTAGGGCTCAATGAGTTGGAGGCGGTAACGGCCGTGGCGCGCCGGGCCTCGTTTCGACAAGCCGCTATCGACCTGAACGTTTCCACGACTGCATTGAGCAATACCATCGCCAAGGTTGAGTCGAACCTTGAAACGCGGCTCTTCAATCGCACCACACGCAGCGTGTCTCTTACCGAGGCCGGCAGGCTGTACATGGAGCAAGTCGGGCCAGCGCTACAGGATGTTCGCGCTGCGCTCGAGGCGGTGCGCTCGCACAATGTCGGACCTTCGGGAGTCTTGCGCATCAATGCATTTGCAAGTGCCGCTCGGACTCCCCTGATGCCGCTGATGCTGGAGTTTTCACGGCGTTACCCAAAGGTGCATATCGATCTGGTGACCGAAGGGCGCCTCGTGGACATTGTCGAGGGCGGATTCGACCTCGGGGTGCGATCTGCCAATCTGGTGCCCAGCGACATGATTGTCATCCCGCTGGGCCGACCGCAACGTTACGCCATCGTGGGCTCGCCAGCGTACTTCGAGGTGCACGGCCGACCTCGGGCTCCAACCGATCTACTCACACATCACTGCTTACGGGTCCGCCTACCCAACGGCGCCATTTTTCCGTGGTATCTGGAGCGCGATGGAGAGGTCATCCGGTTGGATGTGAACGGCCAATTCACGCTGGACGAGCCTGGCCTCGCCAAGGCAGTAGTCGGGACAGGCGTGGCCCTCGGTTTTTTCATGGAACAGGACGTTCAAGCCGAAATCGAGACCGGAGCGTTTGAGCGGGTATTGGAGGACTGGACGCCTGCGCGAGACAACTTGTGCCTGTATTACCCGAACCGGCGCAACCCTTCGGCAGCGCTCAAGGCGTTTATCGATTTGGCCCGTGCCAACATTCAACCATTGGCAGCAGGAAACAGCCCTTAG
- a CDS encoding SDR family oxidoreductase, producing MNLDLKGKRVLVTGGTKGVGKAVVELLLDEGARVLTCARQVNIEMPPDLCVPADLSTREGCETLVAATKRILGDVDIIIHVLGGSSAPGGGFAALDEEHWQRELDLNLFPAVRIDRALLPGMLERNEGVIIHVTSIQSRLPLPEATTAYAAAKAALSTYSKSLSKEISPKGVRVVRVSPGWVETEASVALAERLAKEAGTDYEGGKQLIMKALGGIPLGRPSKPAEVANLIAFLASPRAASITGSEFVIDGGTIPTAS from the coding sequence ATGAATCTTGATTTGAAAGGCAAGCGCGTTCTGGTCACCGGCGGCACCAAAGGTGTCGGTAAAGCGGTTGTGGAGCTGCTGCTCGACGAAGGCGCAAGAGTGCTGACCTGCGCTCGCCAGGTAAACATCGAAATGCCGCCAGACCTGTGCGTTCCGGCTGACCTGTCGACCCGGGAGGGTTGTGAGACCTTGGTGGCCGCAACCAAGCGAATATTGGGAGATGTCGACATCATCATCCATGTACTGGGTGGCTCATCGGCACCGGGTGGCGGCTTTGCTGCACTGGACGAGGAACACTGGCAACGCGAGCTCGATCTGAACCTGTTTCCGGCCGTGCGCATCGACCGTGCCTTGTTGCCGGGCATGCTCGAACGGAACGAGGGTGTCATCATCCATGTGACTTCCATTCAGAGCCGGCTGCCTCTGCCTGAAGCAACGACCGCCTACGCGGCTGCCAAGGCTGCGCTCTCGACTTACAGCAAAAGCCTGTCGAAGGAGATCTCGCCAAAAGGCGTGCGTGTTGTCCGGGTATCGCCGGGGTGGGTTGAAACCGAGGCGTCGGTCGCCTTGGCCGAGCGCTTGGCGAAAGAAGCAGGTACCGACTACGAAGGCGGCAAGCAGCTGATCATGAAAGCGTTAGGCGGTATTCCACTCGGCCGTCCCTCAAAACCTGCGGAAGTGGCGAACCTCATTGCCTTCCTGGCTTCGCCTCGCGCGGCCTCCATCACGGGCAGCGAATTTGTCATTGATGGCGGCACCATTCCAACGGCTTCATAA
- a CDS encoding erythromycin esterase family protein: MNSPSHKMMEKLYGKQHYVDREHIAPLLRQYAEPLPDLDSPAFAQMFDRYADARVVMIGEASHGTSDFYQARAAITQRLIERHGFNIVAVEADWPDAGHVDQYVRGFAHTAWKRHIFSRFPTWMWRNREVKAFAHWLHRHNHQQDPDRRVEFRGLDVYSLRNSIHEVLDYLDRVDPHLAQEARRRYGCLTPWQDEPSLYGHFVERGGVMPCEQPVVEQLNVMLAEQLAGLIHNDEAFFNATQNARVVMAAEQYYRAIYRGSTASWNLRDRHMFDTLRALLEHRGPQAKAVVWAHNSHIGNAGATEMGWKGQFNIGQLCRSAFGRDVVLIGMATDRGQVAAADDWDGEMRIKDIRPSRPDSWEHQFLKAGIAASLTDWRDPQRKELRRVLSTPLLERAIGVIYRPESERLSHYFESVLAEQFDAMIWIEQTKPVNALPLPKNQQLEPEDETYPFGV; encoded by the coding sequence ATGAACTCACCTTCGCACAAAATGATGGAGAAGCTTTATGGCAAGCAACATTACGTTGACAGGGAGCATATAGCCCCTCTGTTGCGTCAATACGCTGAGCCACTGCCGGACCTGGACTCCCCCGCTTTTGCCCAGATGTTTGATCGCTACGCTGATGCACGCGTGGTGATGATCGGCGAGGCGAGTCATGGGACCAGCGACTTCTATCAAGCCCGGGCTGCGATTACCCAAAGACTGATCGAGCGGCACGGGTTCAATATCGTCGCGGTTGAAGCAGACTGGCCGGACGCCGGCCATGTCGACCAATACGTCCGGGGATTTGCGCATACGGCGTGGAAGCGTCACATCTTCAGCCGATTTCCGACCTGGATGTGGCGCAATCGTGAGGTGAAGGCGTTCGCCCACTGGCTACACCGCCACAATCACCAACAAGATCCCGACCGTCGCGTCGAGTTTCGTGGCTTGGACGTCTACAGCTTGCGCAACTCCATCCATGAAGTGCTGGACTATCTGGATCGGGTCGACCCGCATCTGGCTCAAGAAGCCCGGCGGCGTTATGGCTGTTTGACCCCGTGGCAGGATGAGCCCTCGCTGTACGGCCACTTCGTCGAACGTGGAGGTGTAATGCCCTGTGAACAGCCGGTGGTCGAACAGCTCAATGTCATGCTGGCTGAACAATTGGCCGGTCTCATCCACAACGATGAGGCATTCTTCAATGCGACGCAGAACGCCCGGGTGGTCATGGCGGCGGAACAGTATTACCGCGCGATTTATCGAGGGTCGACGGCCTCCTGGAACCTGCGTGACCGGCACATGTTCGATACATTGCGAGCACTGCTTGAGCACCGGGGCCCACAAGCCAAGGCAGTGGTATGGGCGCACAACTCCCATATCGGCAATGCGGGCGCCACGGAAATGGGTTGGAAGGGGCAGTTCAACATCGGTCAACTGTGTCGAAGCGCCTTTGGGCGCGATGTCGTTCTGATCGGCATGGCCACTGATCGAGGCCAGGTGGCTGCCGCCGATGATTGGGATGGCGAGATGCGGATCAAGGACATCCGCCCCTCGCGACCGGACAGTTGGGAGCATCAGTTCCTCAAGGCCGGTATCGCTGCATCGCTGACCGATTGGCGAGACCCGCAGCGAAAAGAGCTACGCCGAGTCCTGTCTACCCCCTTGCTGGAGCGGGCCATCGGGGTGATATACCGCCCCGAAAGCGAGCGTCTGAGTCATTACTTCGAGTCGGTGCTGGCTGAACAATTCGACGCCATGATCTGGATCGAACAGACCAAGCCGGTCAACGCGCTGCCACTGCCGAAAAACCAGCAACTGGAACCGGAAGACGAAACGTATCCATTTGGCGTGTGA
- a CDS encoding heavy metal translocating P-type ATPase, producing MLDKWLGPVLLLFTALTLLVGGAAHLAQRPGWATLCWSTGTLVMTAVLLVEVIQRLARREAGVDLIALLSMTAALVLGQALVAAVIALMLASGRTLEFFTRQRAERELRALVDRAPRFAWLQEEGGLRKIPVEQIQPHQTLLVRLGEVVPVDGRLLSLAATLDESALNGESMPVTRREGEQVSSGIANVGAPILLIATQTAAQSTYAGIVRLAETARRSRAPFVRLADRYALFFIPLTLLFAVAAWLMSGDPLRTLAVLVVATPCPLILAVPISIMSGISRAARRGILIKDGVTLEALAGIKQVFLDKTGTLTSGHARLQSIEVNGLEDPQRLLGLAASLAQASTHPVSQAIVEAAQQRQLPLAVPQDVEETPGSGLCGRIDGVQVRFGTLAYAHKETPETDWAAAMLRHMDYLACSGSFIEVDGKLAGLLLFSDNVRRETPQTLRRLRNRGIEKIVMLTGDRLETAEMIALSAGIDELRAGLSPEDKVRAVQQGSQHASTLMVGDGINDAPALAAANVGVAMGAKGAIASAQAAGVVLLVDRLDRLVEALDIARRTRYIARQGVLVGMGLSLLAMAVAALGYLPPLIGAVVQEGIDVVIIINALRALGPLRGKRQRKLGAEQIDRLQDEHQQLASVLSDLHRLASDFSQRPLEQAQRDLFELVHKLQTLLEQHEREDENTLYPLLTRNMQGEDPLSTMSHVHREIFRLIHLLARMSSDFGTQPTVTSADQIQHQLIRLDTLVRLHFDQEEELFRYLDWR from the coding sequence ATGCTCGACAAATGGCTGGGCCCGGTTCTATTACTGTTTACCGCGCTGACGCTGTTAGTGGGGGGCGCTGCACACCTGGCGCAAAGACCTGGATGGGCAACGCTTTGCTGGTCCACCGGAACGTTGGTGATGACCGCGGTGCTGCTGGTGGAAGTCATTCAACGATTGGCCCGCCGCGAGGCGGGCGTCGACCTGATAGCACTGCTGTCCATGACGGCTGCCTTGGTGCTTGGACAGGCGCTGGTAGCCGCTGTGATTGCCCTGATGCTCGCCAGCGGGCGCACCCTGGAGTTTTTCACTCGACAGCGGGCTGAGCGCGAGCTTCGCGCGCTCGTCGACCGGGCGCCGCGTTTTGCCTGGTTGCAGGAGGAGGGAGGCCTGCGCAAGATCCCCGTTGAACAAATCCAGCCGCATCAGACCCTGTTGGTACGCTTAGGCGAGGTAGTGCCTGTCGATGGACGCCTGCTGAGCCTTGCCGCCACGCTGGATGAGTCGGCGCTCAACGGCGAATCGATGCCCGTGACTCGTCGGGAAGGTGAGCAAGTGTCCAGTGGCATCGCCAATGTCGGTGCGCCCATCCTGCTCATAGCCACGCAAACAGCGGCACAAAGCACTTATGCCGGGATCGTGCGGCTGGCCGAGACGGCACGGCGTTCGCGTGCACCGTTCGTGCGTTTGGCCGATCGCTATGCATTGTTTTTCATTCCACTGACATTGCTGTTTGCTGTCGCGGCCTGGCTAATGAGTGGAGACCCCTTGCGAACTTTAGCGGTTCTGGTGGTGGCTACGCCTTGCCCCTTGATCCTGGCGGTCCCCATTTCCATCATGTCGGGTATTTCAAGGGCTGCGCGACGGGGCATCCTGATCAAGGACGGCGTAACCCTGGAGGCGTTGGCCGGGATCAAGCAAGTGTTTCTCGACAAGACGGGGACACTGACTAGCGGTCATGCCCGCCTGCAGTCGATAGAAGTCAACGGCTTGGAAGATCCACAGCGCCTGCTCGGCCTGGCCGCTTCGCTGGCACAGGCCTCAACGCACCCGGTTTCCCAAGCGATTGTTGAAGCGGCGCAACAGCGCCAATTGCCCCTCGCAGTCCCGCAGGACGTGGAAGAAACTCCCGGATCTGGGCTGTGTGGGCGAATCGATGGTGTCCAAGTACGTTTCGGTACGTTGGCTTATGCTCATAAAGAAACGCCCGAAACCGATTGGGCCGCCGCCATGTTGCGCCACATGGATTACCTGGCGTGCAGTGGAAGCTTCATTGAGGTGGATGGGAAGCTCGCTGGCCTGCTGCTTTTTTCGGACAACGTTCGCCGCGAAACCCCACAAACATTGCGTCGACTGCGCAACAGGGGGATCGAAAAAATTGTCATGCTCACCGGAGATCGGCTGGAAACCGCCGAAATGATCGCGCTGTCCGCGGGCATTGACGAACTGCGCGCCGGGTTGAGCCCAGAGGATAAAGTGCGTGCCGTACAGCAAGGTAGCCAGCATGCCAGCACACTGATGGTTGGCGATGGCATCAACGACGCCCCCGCACTGGCGGCGGCCAATGTCGGCGTGGCCATGGGCGCGAAGGGGGCCATTGCGTCTGCGCAGGCGGCTGGTGTCGTGCTGTTGGTTGATCGGCTGGATCGCCTCGTCGAGGCGTTGGACATCGCCAGGCGGACCCGTTATATCGCCCGCCAAGGTGTACTCGTCGGTATGGGACTGTCGTTGCTGGCCATGGCAGTGGCGGCCCTCGGTTATTTGCCGCCGCTGATTGGCGCCGTAGTCCAGGAAGGCATCGACGTGGTGATCATCATTAACGCCTTGCGCGCATTAGGCCCATTACGGGGCAAGAGACAGAGAAAACTTGGCGCAGAGCAAATCGATCGCCTGCAAGACGAACATCAGCAACTCGCCAGCGTCCTGAGTGATCTGCATCGGTTGGCCAGTGACTTTTCTCAGCGTCCACTAGAGCAGGCACAGCGCGATTTGTTCGAACTGGTCCACAAACTGCAAACGTTACTGGAGCAGCATGAGCGTGAAGATGAAAACACTCTCTATCCACTGCTGACGCGAAACATGCAGGGAGAAGATCCCTTGTCGACAATGAGTCATGTCCACCGGGAAATCTTTCGTCTTATCCATTTGCTGGCGCGCATGAGCAGCGACTTCGGCACCCAACCCACGGTAACTTCCGCTGATCAGATCCAGCATCAGTTGATTCGCCTGGACACGCTTGTGCGATTGCACTTTGACCAGGAGGAGGAGCTGTTTCGGTATCTGGATTGGCGTTAG
- a CDS encoding alpha/beta hydrolase, translating into MFKPKALALTLAMTCSLFGGAAHAAAQQPSVVIVHGAFADGSDWGKVVPLLQAEGIKVTVVQNPLTSLADDVAATQRVLNNQENDVVLVGHSWGGTVISEAGTDKKVRSLVYVAAFAPDAGQASKDLGKDYPAPSGVKDIAADKNGFLYMTAEGMATGFAQDLSAEQTAVMAATQGPIRASAFDDKTSVAAWKGKPSWYVVAKEDRMIQPDLQRAFAKKIGAKVTEIEASHVPQQSRPADVAKVIIQAVQKSQ; encoded by the coding sequence ATGTTCAAACCCAAGGCCCTTGCCCTCACTCTCGCCATGACCTGTTCGTTGTTCGGCGGCGCGGCCCATGCCGCGGCGCAGCAACCTTCTGTCGTCATCGTCCATGGCGCTTTCGCCGACGGGTCCGACTGGGGCAAGGTCGTCCCGCTGCTGCAGGCGGAAGGCATCAAGGTCACCGTAGTACAAAATCCGCTGACCTCGCTGGCTGACGATGTCGCCGCCACGCAGCGTGTACTGAACAACCAGGAGAACGACGTCGTATTGGTCGGCCATTCCTGGGGCGGCACCGTCATCAGCGAGGCTGGCACCGACAAGAAAGTACGCAGCCTGGTGTACGTCGCCGCGTTCGCTCCGGATGCCGGTCAAGCCAGTAAAGACCTGGGCAAGGACTACCCTGCTCCGTCCGGCGTGAAAGACATCGCCGCCGACAAAAACGGTTTCCTGTACATGACCGCCGAGGGCATGGCCACCGGTTTTGCCCAGGATCTTTCCGCCGAGCAAACCGCGGTAATGGCCGCGACGCAAGGGCCGATCCGCGCCTCGGCATTCGATGACAAAACCAGCGTCGCTGCCTGGAAAGGCAAGCCATCCTGGTACGTCGTGGCCAAGGAAGACCGGATGATTCAGCCTGATCTGCAGCGGGCTTTCGCCAAGAAGATCGGTGCCAAGGTCACCGAAATCGAAGCCAGCCATGTGCCGCAACAATCGCGCCCGGCCGATGTTGCAAAAGTCATCATCCAGGCTGTTCAGAAGAGCCAGTAA
- a CDS encoding phosphoribosyltransferase family protein: MTILLASQRMRLYDSNELDDVLQAMARKAATMLPPAHAALIGIQRRGEPLAQRLRQYIAHHTCQPELPLYPLQVKRYADDLQVLHTYTQLTDNPALGRLDLANTTLLVVDDVLFEGHSLLRACAYLAQLGARRVYTAVLVDRHICQQPIRADIVGVHLQVAATDIVECNVPPFEQVFCIEVVRHGAAR, encoded by the coding sequence ATGACGATCCTACTAGCAAGTCAGCGGATGCGCCTGTATGACAGTAATGAGCTCGATGACGTGCTGCAGGCAATGGCGCGCAAGGCTGCGACCATGCTGCCGCCGGCTCACGCCGCACTGATTGGCATCCAGCGTCGGGGCGAACCTTTGGCCCAACGATTGCGCCAGTACATTGCGCATCATACCTGCCAGCCGGAACTCCCTCTTTACCCCCTGCAAGTCAAGCGCTACGCCGACGACCTGCAAGTGCTGCATACCTACACGCAATTGACCGATAACCCGGCCCTGGGCAGGCTGGACCTTGCCAATACCACCTTGCTGGTGGTTGATGATGTGCTCTTCGAAGGCCATTCGCTACTGCGTGCTTGCGCGTACTTGGCGCAACTGGGGGCTCGTCGCGTCTACACTGCCGTACTGGTCGACCGGCATATTTGCCAGCAACCGATCCGGGCCGACATAGTCGGCGTGCATCTGCAAGTCGCCGCCACTGACATCGTCGAATGTAACGTGCCGCCCTTCGAACAGGTGTTTTGCATTGAGGTGGTACGACACGGTGCCGCCCGCTGA
- a CDS encoding GMC family oxidoreductase yields MPMNSELKKHHFDFIVCGAGTAGSVVAGRLAENPEVEVLLIEAGGSDEHPHVLEPGNWPLNLGTERDWNFVGAANPHLNDRKIPLNMGRGLGGGSSINVMLWARGHKNDWEDFATHSGDPAWNYASVLKIYQRVEDYRGTCDPARRGQGGPVHVAPVRNAQPIANAMISAAAGMGIPAFDNPNGAMMEGRGGAALNDLIVKDGRRHSIYRAYVAPRCGQPNLTVLTDTLVSRVLFRDQRAIGVQTINNGQIECFYANHEVILSLGAVNTPKVLMQSGVGPEEELQRHGIPVVQPLPGVGANHQDHVSFAVIFEYATPQTVGYGGSEATLYWSSESALHLPDMFHCQVEFPVPSAETASLGVPAHGWTMFAGLAHPESRGRVKLSGPNVTDAPIIEPNTLSHPTDLCNALENIRFVQELGAQAPFKGLIKSESLPGKLNTQSLEHYARNAAVTYWHQCGTAKMGQDAMSVVDGQLRVYGVQGLRIADASIMPHVTSGNTMAPCVVIGERAVEAIRSTYDI; encoded by the coding sequence ATGCCTATGAATTCCGAGCTGAAAAAACATCATTTCGATTTTATCGTCTGTGGAGCGGGCACTGCCGGCTCCGTCGTGGCTGGACGGCTGGCCGAAAACCCCGAGGTCGAGGTATTGCTCATCGAGGCCGGGGGCAGCGATGAACACCCCCACGTGCTGGAGCCGGGGAACTGGCCCCTGAACCTTGGCACCGAGCGCGATTGGAACTTCGTGGGTGCCGCAAACCCTCATCTCAACGACAGGAAAATCCCGCTGAATATGGGCCGCGGATTGGGCGGTGGGTCCAGCATCAATGTCATGTTGTGGGCCCGCGGTCATAAAAACGATTGGGAAGACTTCGCGACGCACAGTGGTGATCCTGCGTGGAACTACGCGTCGGTCCTGAAGATTTATCAACGCGTGGAAGACTATCGGGGCACCTGCGATCCAGCCCGTCGCGGCCAGGGCGGCCCAGTTCATGTCGCGCCTGTGCGAAACGCCCAACCGATTGCGAACGCCATGATCAGCGCGGCTGCCGGAATGGGTATACCTGCTTTTGACAACCCGAACGGCGCCATGATGGAAGGCCGCGGAGGTGCGGCGCTGAACGATCTCATCGTCAAGGATGGCCGGCGTCATTCCATCTACCGCGCATACGTCGCGCCACGCTGTGGCCAGCCCAACCTCACGGTCTTGACTGATACGCTTGTCAGTCGCGTGCTATTCAGGGACCAACGCGCCATCGGCGTGCAAACCATAAACAATGGCCAGATCGAGTGTTTTTACGCCAATCACGAAGTCATTCTGTCGCTGGGAGCGGTCAACACGCCTAAGGTCCTGATGCAATCAGGCGTGGGGCCGGAGGAAGAATTGCAGCGCCATGGCATTCCGGTCGTCCAGCCTCTCCCCGGCGTTGGCGCCAATCATCAAGACCACGTGTCCTTTGCCGTTATTTTCGAATACGCGACGCCACAAACGGTGGGTTACGGCGGCTCGGAGGCGACGCTCTACTGGAGCAGCGAAAGCGCTTTGCACCTCCCGGACATGTTCCACTGTCAGGTCGAATTTCCAGTGCCCAGCGCGGAGACCGCCTCACTCGGCGTGCCCGCACATGGCTGGACAATGTTCGCCGGCCTTGCCCACCCGGAAAGTCGCGGACGGGTCAAGCTCAGCGGCCCGAATGTGACCGATGCCCCCATCATTGAACCCAACACGCTGTCCCATCCGACCGATCTGTGCAACGCGCTGGAAAACATCCGTTTTGTCCAGGAACTGGGCGCGCAGGCCCCCTTCAAGGGCTTGATAAAAAGTGAAAGCCTGCCTGGAAAGCTGAATACCCAATCGCTCGAACACTACGCGCGCAACGCTGCGGTTACTTACTGGCACCAATGCGGTACGGCAAAAATGGGCCAGGACGCGATGTCCGTGGTCGACGGTCAACTGCGGGTCTACGGAGTCCAGGGTCTGCGCATTGCCGATGCTTCCATCATGCCGCATGTGACGAGCGGCAATACGATGGCCCCGTGCGTCGTGATCGGTGAGCGGGCCGTGGAGGCTATACGGTCCACTTACGACATATGA